In Pseudoduganella albidiflava, a single window of DNA contains:
- a CDS encoding IS1595 family transposase, whose translation MGTAEVRVLIEALMQQQLSEDQVALLQGFLACAEQPGRCHRLIEDAAGKPPCPHCGREKSHRCGQASGLQRYRCVACRRSFNALTGTPLARLRLRDKWLQYFQCLIESTPVRSAASRVAVAKSTSFRWRHRFIAAVLGAPRPQLSGIVEADETYHLESQKGSRHLDRPPRKRGGKASRRGISSELDCILVARDRNRQTCDFVTGRGPVSAGQLMQHLKPVLAPDVLLVTDAAKAYQAFAKQAGITHEAINVRAGIRVRGALHIQGVNGWHSRFKTWLRRFNGVASRYLANYTGWQRVLDAAELTTPRQWLHIAVASD comes from the coding sequence ATGGGCACGGCGGAGGTTCGAGTACTGATCGAAGCGTTGATGCAGCAACAGCTTTCAGAAGATCAGGTCGCATTGCTGCAGGGCTTTCTTGCCTGCGCCGAACAACCAGGGCGGTGTCATCGCCTCATCGAGGACGCCGCCGGAAAGCCGCCGTGTCCGCATTGCGGCCGCGAGAAGTCTCACCGTTGCGGACAGGCTAGTGGCTTGCAGCGCTATCGCTGCGTGGCGTGCCGGCGCAGCTTTAACGCCCTGACCGGCACACCGCTCGCCCGTCTGCGCCTGCGCGACAAGTGGCTGCAATACTTTCAATGCCTGATCGAGTCGACCCCTGTGCGCTCGGCGGCCAGCCGCGTCGCGGTGGCAAAGTCGACCAGCTTTCGATGGCGCCACCGTTTCATCGCCGCCGTGCTCGGGGCGCCCCGTCCGCAGCTGTCTGGCATCGTCGAGGCCGATGAAACCTACCATCTGGAATCACAGAAGGGCTCGCGCCACCTGGATCGCCCGCCCCGCAAACGCGGCGGCAAGGCCAGCCGGCGCGGCATCAGCAGCGAGCTGGACTGCATCCTCGTTGCCCGTGACCGCAACCGGCAAACCTGTGACTTCGTCACGGGCCGCGGCCCGGTCAGTGCTGGCCAGCTGATGCAACACCTGAAACCAGTGCTGGCGCCAGATGTGCTGCTGGTGACCGATGCCGCCAAGGCGTACCAGGCATTTGCGAAGCAGGCCGGCATCACGCACGAAGCGATCAATGTGCGTGCCGGCATCCGGGTGCGCGGCGCACTCCATATCCAGGGTGTCAACGGATGGCATAGCCGCTTCAAGACCTGGCTGCGGCGATTCAATGGTGTTGCCAGCCGCTATCTCGCCAATTACACCGGCTGGCAGCGCGTGCTCGATGCCGCCGAGCTGACGACGCCGCGCCAATGGTTGCACATTGCCGTGGCGTCAGACTAG
- a CDS encoding PEP-CTERM sorting domain-containing protein translates to MRTFVKNILLQGALLLGVQAAAQAAPILLVSNGVLMGAEAVEVNGEQYDVLFSDTRPQASNLLFDSFSESYAASDALDRLVFQGVYDMSPALTNGCGNPLTCSIVTAFDVGRILLSGTAFTNTATRYLDVSAIYATTGNSASSSKITYANWSVHNRLPDQQQAIPEPSTLLLAGAGLAALAWRRKARRAVV, encoded by the coding sequence GTGCGAACCTTCGTAAAAAATATCCTGCTGCAAGGCGCCCTGCTCCTGGGTGTGCAGGCCGCTGCCCAGGCAGCACCGATCCTGCTGGTGTCGAACGGCGTGCTGATGGGTGCTGAAGCCGTCGAAGTAAACGGGGAACAGTATGACGTGCTGTTCTCGGACACCCGCCCGCAAGCCAGCAACCTGCTGTTCGACTCGTTCTCGGAAAGCTATGCCGCCTCCGACGCCCTCGACCGGCTGGTATTCCAGGGCGTGTACGACATGTCGCCCGCCCTCACCAACGGTTGCGGCAACCCGCTCACCTGCTCGATCGTGACGGCGTTCGATGTCGGCCGCATCCTGCTCAGCGGCACGGCATTCACCAACACGGCGACCCGCTACCTGGACGTGAGCGCCATCTACGCCACGACGGGCAATAGCGCCAGCTCGTCGAAGATCACCTATGCGAACTGGTCGGTGCACAACCGGTTGCCGGACCAGCAACAGGCCATCCCCGAGCCGTCCACGCTGCTGCTGGCCGGCGCTGGCCTGGCGGCACTGGCCTGGCGGCGCAAGGCACGCCGCGCCGTGGTTTAA